In Molothrus ater isolate BHLD 08-10-18 breed brown headed cowbird chromosome 7, BPBGC_Mater_1.1, whole genome shotgun sequence, one genomic interval encodes:
- the IFIH1 gene encoding interferon-induced helicase C domain-containing protein 1 isoform X1 translates to MAEGTRDEQFLYMISCFRPRLKQFIQVQPVLDRLPSLSAEDRDRVRAAALQRGAAAGAEELLRAVERGPRGCGWIREFLQALEHGGCSLAACYANPSLSQLPSPAEEAEHDLCVHLVQLLHGTLVDRMRAGQVAEKCLQMGIFQDEDVDRIQTVTDNHGNRDGARELLSRIVQKKDWFSSFLIALRETQHEDLADDLSGNTGENKPSGMEQTMNEETEVTSQPGYVIQENSKQEENVDDSFSSESSLLETSIEKNSVMTESDVSIGDESVSNLNGSLEQSCTTSDSDEDEVEKRDSPEPDLTLRDYQMEVAKPALNGENIIICLPTGSGKTRVAVYITKDHLDKKKRASEPGKVIVLVNKVPLVEQHLKREFGPFLKRWYQVIGLSGDSQLKISFPEVVRRNDVIISTAQILENSLLNASKEDEESVHLSDFSLIIIDECHHTQKEGVYNNIMRRYLKEKMKNRKLAKENKPLIPQPQILGLTASPGVGGATSYSKAEEHILKICANLDACRIMTVEEHASQLKNQVKEPSKKTVIADDKKRDPFKERITEIMTEIQSYCQLHPKSEFGTQTYEQWVIREERRAAKEEKRRERVCAEHLKKYNDALQINDTIRMVDAYNHLNNFYKEEKSKKTVRSDDDDDDDDEPAVSKQDETDEFLIGLFHAKKKQLKELTRNPENENEKLTKLRNTLMEEFTKTEEPRGIIFTKTRLSAFALYQWIKDNPKFEEVGIKAHHLIGSGHKSETKPMTQNEQREIIDKFRCGNVNLLIATTVAEEGLDIKECNIVIRYGLVTNEIAMVQARGRARADESTYALVASSGSGAVERENVNIFREKMMYKAIQRVQKMPQEEYLNKIQGFQLQSIVEKQMKVVRDQRKTYKKNPSLIKFLCKNCSKPICSGEDIQVIEDMHHVSVKKDFQSLYHTRENKTLQDKHADYQTNGEIICKDCGQAWGNMMVHRGLDLPCLKIRNFVVVFADKKTTNNIFKKWGDLPIRFPSFDYAAHCPSSDED, encoded by the exons ATGGCAGAGGGCACCCGGGACGAGCAGTTCCTCTACATGATCTCCTGCTTCAGGCCGCGGCTGAAGCAGTTCATCCAGGTGCAGCCCGTGCTGGACCGGCTGCCCTCGCTGAGCGCGGAGGACCGGGACAGGGTGCGTGCGGCCGCCCTGCagcggggcgcggcggcgggcgccGAGGAGCTGCTGCGGGCCGTGGAGCGGGGGCCCCGCGGCTGCGGCTGGATCCGCGAGTTCCTGCAGGCGCTGGAGCACGGCGGCTGCAGCCTGGCCGCCTGCTACGCCAAccccagcctcagccagctGCCCTCGCCGGCAGAGGAGGCCGAGCATGACCTCTGCGTGCacctggtgcagctgctgcacgGCACGCTGGTGGACAGGATGCGCGCCGGGCAGGTGGCCGAGAAGTGCCTGCAGATGGGAATCTTCCAGGACGAGGACGTGGATCGG aTCCAGACTGTTACTGACAATCATGGGAACAGAGATGGTGCAAGGGAGCTACTGAGCAGAATAGTCCAAAAGAAAGACTGGTTCTCTTCTTTTTTGATTGCTCTCCGTGAAACCCAACATGAAGACCTTGCAGATGATTTAAGTGGAAATACAGGAG AGAATAAACCAAGTGGGATGGAGCAGACTATGAATGAAGAAACAGAAGTTACAAGCCAACCAGGATACGTCATACAGGAGAATTcgaaacaggaagaaaatgtggATGATAGTTTCAGCAGTGAGAGCAGTCTGTTGGAAACATCCATAGAAAAGAATTCTGTGATGACAG AGTCAGATGTCTCCATAGGAGATGAAAGTGTCAGTAACTTGAATGGAAGCCTGGAACAGAGCTGCACAACCAGTGATTCAG ATGAAGATGAAGTGGAGAAGAGAGACTCACCTGAGCCAGATCTGACCCTGAGAGATTACCAGATGGAAGTTGCAAAGCCAGCATTGAATGGGGAGAATATTATCATATGTCTCCCTACAGGCAGTGGTAAAACCAGAGTGGCTGTTTACATTACCAAAGATCACTTGGATAAGAAGAAAAGAGCATCAGAGCCTGGAAAAGTCATAGTACTTGTTAACAAG GTTCCATTGGTAgaacagcatttaaaaagagAGTTTGGTCCATTCCTGAAGCGTTGGTATCAGGTTATTGGTTTAAGTGGTGATTCTCAGCTGAAAATCTCATTTCCTGAAGTTGTCAGAAGAAATGATGTCATCATCAGTACAGCACAGATCCTTGAGAATTCACTGTTAAATGCATCCAAGGAAGATGAAGAAAGTGTCCACTTATCAG atttttcccTCATCATCATCGATGAGTGTCATCATACTCAAAAGGAAGGTGTCTACAATAACATAATGAGACGttacttaaaagaaaagatgaagaacAGGAAGctggcaaaagaaaacaaaccactgatCCCACAGCCTCAGATTCTGGGACTTACAGCCTCACCTGGTGTAGGAGGTGCAACATCCTACTCAAAAGCTGAAGAGCATATTCTGAAA ATCTGTGCCAATCTTGATGCATGTAGAATTATGACTGTTGAAGAGCATGCCTCCCAGCTAAAGAATCAGGTGAAGGAGCCGTCTAAGAAGACTGTGATTGCAGATGACAAAAAAAGG GATCCATTTAAAGAGAGAATCACTGAGATCATGACAGAAATACAGAGCTATTGCCAGCTGCATCCAAAGTCTGAGTTTGGAACTCAGACATATGAGCAGTGGGTGatcagagaagagagaagag CTGCGAAAGAAGAAAAACGCAGGGAACGTGTCTGTGCAGAGCACTTGAAGAAATACAATGATGCTCTCCAGATAAATGACACCATCCGAATGGTGGATGCCTACAATCACCTAAATAACTTTTataaagaggagaaaagtaAGAAGACAGTAAGgagtgatgatgatgatgatgatgatgatgaaccAGCAGTATCAAAACAGGATGAAACAGATGAATTTCTAATAGGTTTATTCCATG caaaaaagaaacagctgaaagAGTTGACTAGAAatccagaaaatgaaaatgagaagcTAACGAAGTTGAGAAATACTTTAATGGAGGAGTTCACGAAGACTGAAGAACCTAGAGGAATCATTTTCACGAAGACTCGTCTAAGTGCCTTTGCTCTTTACCAGTGGATTAAGGACAACCCAAAATTTGAAGAAGTGGGAATTAAGGCCCATCATCTTATCGGCTCTGGACATAAGAGTGAAACGAAGCCCATGACTCAG AATGAGCAAAGGGAAATTATTGATAAATTTCGATGTGGAAATGTAAATTTACTAATTGCTACTACTGTAGCTGAGGAAGGCCTGGACATCAAAGAGTGTAACATCGTTATTCGCTATGGCCTCGTCACCAATGAAATTGCTATGGTGCAG GCTCGTGGTAGAGCTCGAGCTGATGAAAGCACCTATGCTCTTGTGGCTTCAAGTGGCTCAGGGGCTGTTGAACgtgaaaatgttaatatttttcgTGAGAAAATGATGTATAAGGCCATTCAGCGTGTCCAGAAGATGCCACAGGAAGAGTATTTAAATAAG ATTCAGGGTTTCCAGTTGCAAAGTATAGTGGAAAAACAAATGAAGGTGGTGAGAGATCAGCGCAAGACATACAAGAAAAATCCTTCACTAATAAAATTCTTATGCAAAAATTGCTCCAAGCCGATATGTTCTGGAGAAGACATACAAGTTATTGAAGACATGCATCATGTCAGTGTGAAAAAAGATTTCCA AAGTCTTTATCatacaagagaaaataaaacactgcaaGATAAGCATGCTGATTACCAGACAAATGGGGAAATTATATGCAAAGACTGTGGGCAA GCTTGGGGAAATATGATGGTTCACCGAGGTCTTGACCTGCCTTGTCTAAAGATCAGAAATTTTGTGGTTGTGTTTGCagacaagaaaacaacaaacaatatttttaagaaatgggGAGACCTGCCCATCAGGTTTCCTAGTTTTGATTATGCAGCTCATTGTCCTTCAAGTGATGAAGATTAA
- the IFIH1 gene encoding interferon-induced helicase C domain-containing protein 1 isoform X2, with product MAEGTRDEQFLYMISCFRPRLKQFIQVQPVLDRLPSLSAEDRDRVRAAALQRGAAAGAEELLRAVERGPRGCGWIREFLQALEHGGCSLAACYANPSLSQLPSPAEEAEHDLCVHLVQLLHGTLVDRMRAGQVAEKCLQMGIFQDEDVDRIQTVTDNHGNRDGARELLSRIVQKKDWFSSFLIALRETQHEDLADDLSGNTGENKPSGMEQTMNEETEVTSQPGYVIQENSKQEENVDDSFSSESSLLETSIEKNSVMTESDVSIGDESVSNLNGSLEQSCTTSDSDEDEVEKRDSPEPDLTLRDYQMEVAKPALNGENIIICLPTGSGKTRVAVYITKDHLDKKKRASEPGKVIVLVNKVPLVEQHLKREFGPFLKRWYQVIGLSGDSQLKISFPEVVRRNDVIISTAQILENSLLNASKEDEESVHLSDFSLIIIDECHHTQKEGVYNNIMRRYLKEKMKNRKLAKENKPLIPQPQILGLTASPGVGGATSYSKAEEHILKICANLDACRIMTVEEHASQLKNQVKEPSKKTVIADDKKRDPFKERITEIMTEIQSYCQLHPKSEFGTQTYEQWVIREERRAAKEEKRRERVCAEHLKKYNDALQINDTIRMVDAYNHLNNFYKEEKSKKTVRSDDDDDDDDEPAVSKQDETDEFLIGLFHAKKKQLKELTRNPENENEKLTKLRNTLMEEFTKTEEPRGIIFTKTRLSAFALYQWIKDNPKFEEVGIKAHHLIGSGHKSETKPMTQNEQREIIDKFRCGNVNLLIATTVAEEGLDIKECNIVIRYGLVTNEIAMVQARGRARADESTYALVASSGSGAVERENVNIFREKMMYKAIQRVQKMPQEEYLNKIQGFQLQSIVEKQMKVVRDQRKTYKKNPSLIKFLCKNCSKPICSGEDIQVIEDMHHVSVKKDFQYYFVDSFMAPEKTS from the exons ATGGCAGAGGGCACCCGGGACGAGCAGTTCCTCTACATGATCTCCTGCTTCAGGCCGCGGCTGAAGCAGTTCATCCAGGTGCAGCCCGTGCTGGACCGGCTGCCCTCGCTGAGCGCGGAGGACCGGGACAGGGTGCGTGCGGCCGCCCTGCagcggggcgcggcggcgggcgccGAGGAGCTGCTGCGGGCCGTGGAGCGGGGGCCCCGCGGCTGCGGCTGGATCCGCGAGTTCCTGCAGGCGCTGGAGCACGGCGGCTGCAGCCTGGCCGCCTGCTACGCCAAccccagcctcagccagctGCCCTCGCCGGCAGAGGAGGCCGAGCATGACCTCTGCGTGCacctggtgcagctgctgcacgGCACGCTGGTGGACAGGATGCGCGCCGGGCAGGTGGCCGAGAAGTGCCTGCAGATGGGAATCTTCCAGGACGAGGACGTGGATCGG aTCCAGACTGTTACTGACAATCATGGGAACAGAGATGGTGCAAGGGAGCTACTGAGCAGAATAGTCCAAAAGAAAGACTGGTTCTCTTCTTTTTTGATTGCTCTCCGTGAAACCCAACATGAAGACCTTGCAGATGATTTAAGTGGAAATACAGGAG AGAATAAACCAAGTGGGATGGAGCAGACTATGAATGAAGAAACAGAAGTTACAAGCCAACCAGGATACGTCATACAGGAGAATTcgaaacaggaagaaaatgtggATGATAGTTTCAGCAGTGAGAGCAGTCTGTTGGAAACATCCATAGAAAAGAATTCTGTGATGACAG AGTCAGATGTCTCCATAGGAGATGAAAGTGTCAGTAACTTGAATGGAAGCCTGGAACAGAGCTGCACAACCAGTGATTCAG ATGAAGATGAAGTGGAGAAGAGAGACTCACCTGAGCCAGATCTGACCCTGAGAGATTACCAGATGGAAGTTGCAAAGCCAGCATTGAATGGGGAGAATATTATCATATGTCTCCCTACAGGCAGTGGTAAAACCAGAGTGGCTGTTTACATTACCAAAGATCACTTGGATAAGAAGAAAAGAGCATCAGAGCCTGGAAAAGTCATAGTACTTGTTAACAAG GTTCCATTGGTAgaacagcatttaaaaagagAGTTTGGTCCATTCCTGAAGCGTTGGTATCAGGTTATTGGTTTAAGTGGTGATTCTCAGCTGAAAATCTCATTTCCTGAAGTTGTCAGAAGAAATGATGTCATCATCAGTACAGCACAGATCCTTGAGAATTCACTGTTAAATGCATCCAAGGAAGATGAAGAAAGTGTCCACTTATCAG atttttcccTCATCATCATCGATGAGTGTCATCATACTCAAAAGGAAGGTGTCTACAATAACATAATGAGACGttacttaaaagaaaagatgaagaacAGGAAGctggcaaaagaaaacaaaccactgatCCCACAGCCTCAGATTCTGGGACTTACAGCCTCACCTGGTGTAGGAGGTGCAACATCCTACTCAAAAGCTGAAGAGCATATTCTGAAA ATCTGTGCCAATCTTGATGCATGTAGAATTATGACTGTTGAAGAGCATGCCTCCCAGCTAAAGAATCAGGTGAAGGAGCCGTCTAAGAAGACTGTGATTGCAGATGACAAAAAAAGG GATCCATTTAAAGAGAGAATCACTGAGATCATGACAGAAATACAGAGCTATTGCCAGCTGCATCCAAAGTCTGAGTTTGGAACTCAGACATATGAGCAGTGGGTGatcagagaagagagaagag CTGCGAAAGAAGAAAAACGCAGGGAACGTGTCTGTGCAGAGCACTTGAAGAAATACAATGATGCTCTCCAGATAAATGACACCATCCGAATGGTGGATGCCTACAATCACCTAAATAACTTTTataaagaggagaaaagtaAGAAGACAGTAAGgagtgatgatgatgatgatgatgatgatgaaccAGCAGTATCAAAACAGGATGAAACAGATGAATTTCTAATAGGTTTATTCCATG caaaaaagaaacagctgaaagAGTTGACTAGAAatccagaaaatgaaaatgagaagcTAACGAAGTTGAGAAATACTTTAATGGAGGAGTTCACGAAGACTGAAGAACCTAGAGGAATCATTTTCACGAAGACTCGTCTAAGTGCCTTTGCTCTTTACCAGTGGATTAAGGACAACCCAAAATTTGAAGAAGTGGGAATTAAGGCCCATCATCTTATCGGCTCTGGACATAAGAGTGAAACGAAGCCCATGACTCAG AATGAGCAAAGGGAAATTATTGATAAATTTCGATGTGGAAATGTAAATTTACTAATTGCTACTACTGTAGCTGAGGAAGGCCTGGACATCAAAGAGTGTAACATCGTTATTCGCTATGGCCTCGTCACCAATGAAATTGCTATGGTGCAG GCTCGTGGTAGAGCTCGAGCTGATGAAAGCACCTATGCTCTTGTGGCTTCAAGTGGCTCAGGGGCTGTTGAACgtgaaaatgttaatatttttcgTGAGAAAATGATGTATAAGGCCATTCAGCGTGTCCAGAAGATGCCACAGGAAGAGTATTTAAATAAG ATTCAGGGTTTCCAGTTGCAAAGTATAGTGGAAAAACAAATGAAGGTGGTGAGAGATCAGCGCAAGACATACAAGAAAAATCCTTCACTAATAAAATTCTTATGCAAAAATTGCTCCAAGCCGATATGTTCTGGAGAAGACATACAAGTTATTGAAGACATGCATCATGTCAGTGTGAAAAAAGATTTCCA gtatTATTTCGTTGACAGTTTCATGGCACCTGAAAAAACAAGCTAG